Proteins encoded in a region of the Lepeophtheirus salmonis chromosome 6, UVic_Lsal_1.4, whole genome shotgun sequence genome:
- the gw gene encoding trinucleotide repeat-containing gene 6C protein isoform X1, with product MTQEIQSTKEMGLEYLGPGDKGSRLRDEKSDCSTPATTTTRTTCLSSCSLPSCSCDKEARLSVIELTAPLAMRTPLEGEAFLVHDEARECAPEQERSLTWLEESLEERTRNRNCPRLVVFPSSASTTSQDQQTLNTLKTTLTLTNTNSCSSTCATYVTRNVPNESSMSVMHLNAANAANAANAKGKDRRKQVWIPSKGCVGMRDCASYLHSITRGSSWGGLRIGLLGGGDNSLSNGTSGWGPPPGTATGATGGWGTAPSAPNPIASVTWGNPNPSTSQMSSDDNSKSNAVIGPNPSSSPPGGGTSWAAAAGKGLPPSDASSVIPPASSSSATSAASNNGNGCPSTTKQQLEQLNSVREALFSQDGWGGSFVKQDTSWDTSVIGAFSGDSLQTKDSNNTFSTHNGRRNDGTEIWKVNLSGQPPAPKPQPSNPWGHTPQNPTDFKNWGEEDETHDVPSSSRNNINDPLWRGPRGTDPSVPQPPTHHHHQQPNGPSNQFGSSKDDWHNNGGGGPSNNWNDPRRDPSQNQLQPMASHPGQQQPPGRSDNSGPGWNGSAPPIRQVMNQWGSSNNPTNNGAPGSNFIRAAGGGWGATDGDSPTLSRRPVSHGGMDEGGTSLWGKIPPGPPVGGDRHERNNSNWQDMPTPTPTRACPPGPPNRLSMPSAPPVKDSSPWGGPIGHRVSAGWNDEPPMKPSGWGTPEVIDPMKQRDNGWSTDQWQNRPAGPPRQSQIRVSPNWDETTNDSSPTGWGSGQIKPRGSHLTKEFIWSSKQFRMLVEMGFDKNDIENALRRSHLNLEDAMDLLRYNNGVTRGGVGNDGLFNDPGSFDPMRGRFPPGQMFNYSNNAMDHSNTPGYASNFMIHNSNKLMNNGSSSIPPSNGPPRHPPQANNNQQPPSAQQLRILVQQIQMAVQAGHLNPQILNQPLAPQTLILLNQLLQQIKNLQALQLAHSQKSVNPQMPGALLVNITKTKQMILNLQNQISAQQANYLKQQQQQQTPSSHLGHDSPATLSGMSTMQDMFAGLGLNNGPIDSSSNNGSRLAQWKLTEDSFTKAPGGSSKLASSSNLLLDDGPWSNSAPGGWPEKQELPSSSSASNSSGAINGLDHFGISEFEPGKPWKGPGLKNPDDDPNLTPGSVAPSVLQMDVKVSAAASSVENNTLGLTTPTWTYSNKSENNAPKTSETWGQPQSSSLTPMGQDLWGKAGRSGPPGLVTSASNGIDKNWTAANSDGPTWLLLKNLTAQIDGATLKTLCLQHGPLKHFHLYLNHNLALVNYNSSREAAKAQKALNNCLLGNTTIMATSATDVEVSHILQQQQQQQQQGNGGSTNSGANNSNTATASDNGNRGSTSSTSSTGDMWGPIKSVAATSRASGESGSVWGNPLGSTADDQHRILLPGDLGSI from the exons ATGACACAAGAAATCCAGAGTACA AAAGAAATGGGTCTGGAGTACCTTGGGCCCGGTGACAAGGGCTCAAGGCTGAGGGATGAGAAGAGTGATTGTTCGACACCCGCCACGACGACGACAAGGACTACTTGCTTGAGTAGTTGCAGCCTTCCTAGTTGTTCTTGTGATAAAGAAGCTAGATTATCTGTGATAGAATTGACGGCGCCGCTGGCAATGAGGACCCCTCTGGAAGGAGAGGCGTTCCTTGTGCATGATGAGGCTAGAGAATGTGCACCGGAGCAAGAGAGGAGCTTGACTTGGTTGGAAGAGTCTCTTGAGGAGAGGACGAGGAATAGGAATTGCCCACGACTGGTTGTTTTCCCGAGCAGCGCCTCCACAACATCTCAGGACCAGCAAActctgaatactttgaaaacTACACTTACCTTGACAAATACAAATTCTTGTTCTTCTACTTGTGCAACCTATGTTACTAGAAATGTTCCAAATGAATCCTCCATGTCAGTCATGCACCTTAATGCAGCCAATGCAGCAAATGCAGCCAATGCAAAAGGGAAAGATCGGAGAAAGCAAGTGTGGATTCCGTCCAAGGGTTGTGTTGGAATGAGGGATTGTGCATCCTACTTGCATTCCATTACAAGAGGCTCTTCCTGGGGGGGACTCCGGATAGGGCTTCTTGGTGGAGGGGACAACTCTCTTTCCAATGGAACCTCGGGCTGGGGACCTCCGCCTGGAACAGCCACTGGAGCAACGGGTGGATGGGGAACAGCTCCTTCTGCACCCAATCCTATTGCCTCTGTCACTTGGGGTAATCCCAATCCCTCAACTTCTCAAATGAGTTCAG ATGATAATTCCAAAAGTAATGCCGTTATTGGCCCCAATCCTAGCTCAAGTCCTCCAGGTGGAGGAACCTCCTGGGCTGCTGCTGCAGGAAAAGGTTTACCGCCTAGTGATGCTTCATCCGTGATACCACCCGCTTCCTCCTCATCCGCAACGTCTGCTGCTTCCAATAATGGTAATGGTTGTCCATCAACCACCAAGCAACAATTAGAGCAACTCAACTCTGTCAGGGAAGCTCTATTTTCTCAAGATGGATGGGGTGGGTCTTTCGTCAAACAAGATACCTCATGGGATACATCTGTTATCGGAGCTTTCTCTGGAGATTCTCTCCAAACCAAGGATTCCAACAATACCTTTAGTACTCATAATGGCCGACGTAATGATGGTACTGAAATTTGGAAAGTTAATCTTTCTGGCCAACCTCCTGCACCTAAGCCTCAACCCTCTAATCCTTGGGGACACACTCCACAAAATCCCACTGATTTCAAAAATTGGGGAGAGGAAGATGAAACACATGATGTCCCCTCTTCTTCCAGAAACAATATCAATGATCCACTTTGGAGAGGTCCTAGAGGTACTGATCCCTCAGTACCTCAACCTCCTACTCATCACCATCATCAACAGCCGAATGGCCCATCAAATCAATTTG GTTCTTCTAAGGACGACTGGCATAACAACGGAGGTGGGGGTCCAAGTAATAACTGGAATGATCCTCGACGTGATCCGAGCCAAAATCAACTCCAACCAATGGCCTCTCACCCTGGACAACAACAACCTCCTGGTAGAAGTGATAATAGTGGTCCAGGATGGAATGGCTCTGCCCCTCCTATTCGTCAAGTTATGAACCAATGGGGCTCTTCAAATAATCCCACCAACAATGGTGCTCCTGGAAGTAATTTCATTCGAGCCGCTGGAGGCGGTTGGGGAGCAACTGATGGAGATTCCCCAACTCTTTCTCGTAGACCAGTTTCTCACGGAGGAATGGACGAGGGGGGAACTTCATTGTGGGGCAAAATTCCGCCTGGTCCTCCCGTTGGTGGGGATAGGCATGAAA gaaataactCCAACTGGCAAGATATGCCAACACCTACTCCAACTCGGGCCTGTCCTCCTGGTCCTCCCAACCGTTTAAGTATGCCCAGTGCTCCTCCTGTCAAAGATTCTTCGCCTTGGGGGGGTCCTATTGGCCATAGAGTAAGTGCAGGTTGGAATGATGAACCTCCAATGAAGCCTTCTGGGTGGGGCACTCCTGAAGTAATCGATCCAATGAAGCAACGAGATAATGGTTGGAGTACAGATCAATGGCAAAATCGTCCTGCAGGACCTCCTCGTCAAAGTCAGATACGGGTTAGTCCTAATTGGGACGAAACGACCAATGACTCCTCTCCAACAGGATGGGGGTCTGGACAAATCAAACCTAGGGGCAGTCATTTAACTAAAGAATTTATTTGGAGTAGTAAGCAATTTAGGATGTTGGTTGAGATGGGCTTCGACAAGAATGACATTGAAAATGCACTTCGTCGTTCACATTTGAACCTCGAAGATGCTATGGACTTACTTCGTTACAACAATGGTGTCACTCGTGGTGGTGTTGGTAATGATGGATTATTTAACGATCCTGGTAGTTTTGATCCAATGAGAGGACGTTTTCCACCTGGACAAATGTTCAACTATTCTAATAATGCTATGGATCACTCCAACACTCCTGGCTATGCTTCCAATTTCATGATCCACAATAGTAACAAGTTAATGAACAATGGATCATCATCCATTCCGCCCAGCAATGGTCCTCCAAGACATCCACCTCAAGCTAATAATAATCAACAGCCTCCTTCAGCTCAACAACTCCGTATACTAGTTCAACAAATACAAATGGCGGTTCAAGCTGGGCACTTGAATCCCCAAATATTGAATCAGCCCCTTGCACCTCAGACgttaattcttttaaatcaaCTCTTacagcaaataaaaaatttgcaagCTCTGCAGCTAGCTCATTCTCAAAAAAGTGTAAATCCTCAAATGCCTGGGGCGCTACTTGTCAATATAACCAAAACCAAACAAATGATCCTCAATCTTCAGAACCAGATTTCGGCTCAACAAGCCAATTATctcaaacaacaacaacagcaacaaACACCTTCATCTCACTTAGGTCATGATAGTCCTGCAACTCTCAGTGGAATGTCAACCATGCAAGACATGTTTGCTGGTCTTGGACTCAACAATGGTCCTATTGATTCTTCGTCCAATAATGGATCTCGTCTTGCTCAATGGAAACTAACAGAAGATTCTTTCACTAAGGCACCAGGTGGATCCTCAAAGCTTGCTTCTTCTTCGAATCTTCTCCTTGATGATGGACCTTGGAGTAATTCGGCACCTGGAGGATGGCCTGAAAAACAGGAACTCCCTTCTTCTTCCTCTGCTTCTAATTCTAGTGGAGCAATCAATGGTCTAGATCATTTTGGAATATCTGAATTTGAGCCCGGCAAGCCTTGGAAAGGTCCAGGTCTTAAAAATCCTGATGATGACCCTAATCTAACTCCTGGTTCTGTTGCTCCCTCGGTTTTACAAATGGATGTCAAAGTATCTGCAGCTGCGTCTTCAGTAGAAAATAATACCTTGGGGCTAACCACTCCTACCTGGACTTATAGCAATAAATCTGAAAATAATGCACCAAAAACTTCAGAAACCTGGGGACAGCCTCAAAGTTCTAGTCTTACTCCTATGGGACAAGATTTATGGGGAAAGGCAGGTCGTTCAGGCCCTCCAGGTCTAGTCACTTCAGCATCCAATGGTATTGATAAAAACTGGACTGCAGCTAATTCGGATGGACCCACTTGGCTTTTGCTAAAAAATCTGACTGCCCAAATTGATGGTGCAACATTGAAAACACTATGTTTGCAACATGGCCCACTTAAACACTTTCATCTTTACCTAAACCATAATCTTGCATTGGTAAATTACAATTCGAGCCGAGAAGCAGCAAAG gcTCAGAAAGCTTTGAATAATTGCCTTTTGGGTAATACAACTATCATGGCTACTTCAGCAACTGATGTCGAAGTATCCCATATACTTcaacagcaacaacaacaacaacagcaagGTAACGGCGGAAGCACTAACTCTGGGGCTAATAATTCGAATACTGCCACTGCTTCTGATAATGGCAATCGGGGCTCTACATCATCTACTTCTTCCACTGGAGACATGTGGGGACCCATAAAATCTGTTGCTGCTACTTCAAGGGCTAGCGGGGAGAGTGGATCCGTCTGGGGAAATCCTCTTGGTTCAACTGCAGACGATCAACATCGTATCCTTCTTCCTGGAGACCTCG gatcaatataa
- the gw gene encoding trinucleotide repeat-containing gene 6C protein isoform X2, with protein MKEMGLEYLGPGDKGSRLRDEKSDCSTPATTTTRTTCLSSCSLPSCSCDKEARLSVIELTAPLAMRTPLEGEAFLVHDEARECAPEQERSLTWLEESLEERTRNRNCPRLVVFPSSASTTSQDQQTLNTLKTTLTLTNTNSCSSTCATYVTRNVPNESSMSVMHLNAANAANAANAKGKDRRKQVWIPSKGCVGMRDCASYLHSITRGSSWGGLRIGLLGGGDNSLSNGTSGWGPPPGTATGATGGWGTAPSAPNPIASVTWGNPNPSTSQMSSDDNSKSNAVIGPNPSSSPPGGGTSWAAAAGKGLPPSDASSVIPPASSSSATSAASNNGNGCPSTTKQQLEQLNSVREALFSQDGWGGSFVKQDTSWDTSVIGAFSGDSLQTKDSNNTFSTHNGRRNDGTEIWKVNLSGQPPAPKPQPSNPWGHTPQNPTDFKNWGEEDETHDVPSSSRNNINDPLWRGPRGTDPSVPQPPTHHHHQQPNGPSNQFGSSKDDWHNNGGGGPSNNWNDPRRDPSQNQLQPMASHPGQQQPPGRSDNSGPGWNGSAPPIRQVMNQWGSSNNPTNNGAPGSNFIRAAGGGWGATDGDSPTLSRRPVSHGGMDEGGTSLWGKIPPGPPVGGDRHERNNSNWQDMPTPTPTRACPPGPPNRLSMPSAPPVKDSSPWGGPIGHRVSAGWNDEPPMKPSGWGTPEVIDPMKQRDNGWSTDQWQNRPAGPPRQSQIRVSPNWDETTNDSSPTGWGSGQIKPRGSHLTKEFIWSSKQFRMLVEMGFDKNDIENALRRSHLNLEDAMDLLRYNNGVTRGGVGNDGLFNDPGSFDPMRGRFPPGQMFNYSNNAMDHSNTPGYASNFMIHNSNKLMNNGSSSIPPSNGPPRHPPQANNNQQPPSAQQLRILVQQIQMAVQAGHLNPQILNQPLAPQTLILLNQLLQQIKNLQALQLAHSQKSVNPQMPGALLVNITKTKQMILNLQNQISAQQANYLKQQQQQQTPSSHLGHDSPATLSGMSTMQDMFAGLGLNNGPIDSSSNNGSRLAQWKLTEDSFTKAPGGSSKLASSSNLLLDDGPWSNSAPGGWPEKQELPSSSSASNSSGAINGLDHFGISEFEPGKPWKGPGLKNPDDDPNLTPGSVAPSVLQMDVKVSAAASSVENNTLGLTTPTWTYSNKSENNAPKTSETWGQPQSSSLTPMGQDLWGKAGRSGPPGLVTSASNGIDKNWTAANSDGPTWLLLKNLTAQIDGATLKTLCLQHGPLKHFHLYLNHNLALVNYNSSREAAKAQKALNNCLLGNTTIMATSATDVEVSHILQQQQQQQQQGNGGSTNSGANNSNTATASDNGNRGSTSSTSSTGDMWGPIKSVAATSRASGESGSVWGNPLGSTADDQHRILLPGDLGSI; from the exons ATG AAAGAAATGGGTCTGGAGTACCTTGGGCCCGGTGACAAGGGCTCAAGGCTGAGGGATGAGAAGAGTGATTGTTCGACACCCGCCACGACGACGACAAGGACTACTTGCTTGAGTAGTTGCAGCCTTCCTAGTTGTTCTTGTGATAAAGAAGCTAGATTATCTGTGATAGAATTGACGGCGCCGCTGGCAATGAGGACCCCTCTGGAAGGAGAGGCGTTCCTTGTGCATGATGAGGCTAGAGAATGTGCACCGGAGCAAGAGAGGAGCTTGACTTGGTTGGAAGAGTCTCTTGAGGAGAGGACGAGGAATAGGAATTGCCCACGACTGGTTGTTTTCCCGAGCAGCGCCTCCACAACATCTCAGGACCAGCAAActctgaatactttgaaaacTACACTTACCTTGACAAATACAAATTCTTGTTCTTCTACTTGTGCAACCTATGTTACTAGAAATGTTCCAAATGAATCCTCCATGTCAGTCATGCACCTTAATGCAGCCAATGCAGCAAATGCAGCCAATGCAAAAGGGAAAGATCGGAGAAAGCAAGTGTGGATTCCGTCCAAGGGTTGTGTTGGAATGAGGGATTGTGCATCCTACTTGCATTCCATTACAAGAGGCTCTTCCTGGGGGGGACTCCGGATAGGGCTTCTTGGTGGAGGGGACAACTCTCTTTCCAATGGAACCTCGGGCTGGGGACCTCCGCCTGGAACAGCCACTGGAGCAACGGGTGGATGGGGAACAGCTCCTTCTGCACCCAATCCTATTGCCTCTGTCACTTGGGGTAATCCCAATCCCTCAACTTCTCAAATGAGTTCAG ATGATAATTCCAAAAGTAATGCCGTTATTGGCCCCAATCCTAGCTCAAGTCCTCCAGGTGGAGGAACCTCCTGGGCTGCTGCTGCAGGAAAAGGTTTACCGCCTAGTGATGCTTCATCCGTGATACCACCCGCTTCCTCCTCATCCGCAACGTCTGCTGCTTCCAATAATGGTAATGGTTGTCCATCAACCACCAAGCAACAATTAGAGCAACTCAACTCTGTCAGGGAAGCTCTATTTTCTCAAGATGGATGGGGTGGGTCTTTCGTCAAACAAGATACCTCATGGGATACATCTGTTATCGGAGCTTTCTCTGGAGATTCTCTCCAAACCAAGGATTCCAACAATACCTTTAGTACTCATAATGGCCGACGTAATGATGGTACTGAAATTTGGAAAGTTAATCTTTCTGGCCAACCTCCTGCACCTAAGCCTCAACCCTCTAATCCTTGGGGACACACTCCACAAAATCCCACTGATTTCAAAAATTGGGGAGAGGAAGATGAAACACATGATGTCCCCTCTTCTTCCAGAAACAATATCAATGATCCACTTTGGAGAGGTCCTAGAGGTACTGATCCCTCAGTACCTCAACCTCCTACTCATCACCATCATCAACAGCCGAATGGCCCATCAAATCAATTTG GTTCTTCTAAGGACGACTGGCATAACAACGGAGGTGGGGGTCCAAGTAATAACTGGAATGATCCTCGACGTGATCCGAGCCAAAATCAACTCCAACCAATGGCCTCTCACCCTGGACAACAACAACCTCCTGGTAGAAGTGATAATAGTGGTCCAGGATGGAATGGCTCTGCCCCTCCTATTCGTCAAGTTATGAACCAATGGGGCTCTTCAAATAATCCCACCAACAATGGTGCTCCTGGAAGTAATTTCATTCGAGCCGCTGGAGGCGGTTGGGGAGCAACTGATGGAGATTCCCCAACTCTTTCTCGTAGACCAGTTTCTCACGGAGGAATGGACGAGGGGGGAACTTCATTGTGGGGCAAAATTCCGCCTGGTCCTCCCGTTGGTGGGGATAGGCATGAAA gaaataactCCAACTGGCAAGATATGCCAACACCTACTCCAACTCGGGCCTGTCCTCCTGGTCCTCCCAACCGTTTAAGTATGCCCAGTGCTCCTCCTGTCAAAGATTCTTCGCCTTGGGGGGGTCCTATTGGCCATAGAGTAAGTGCAGGTTGGAATGATGAACCTCCAATGAAGCCTTCTGGGTGGGGCACTCCTGAAGTAATCGATCCAATGAAGCAACGAGATAATGGTTGGAGTACAGATCAATGGCAAAATCGTCCTGCAGGACCTCCTCGTCAAAGTCAGATACGGGTTAGTCCTAATTGGGACGAAACGACCAATGACTCCTCTCCAACAGGATGGGGGTCTGGACAAATCAAACCTAGGGGCAGTCATTTAACTAAAGAATTTATTTGGAGTAGTAAGCAATTTAGGATGTTGGTTGAGATGGGCTTCGACAAGAATGACATTGAAAATGCACTTCGTCGTTCACATTTGAACCTCGAAGATGCTATGGACTTACTTCGTTACAACAATGGTGTCACTCGTGGTGGTGTTGGTAATGATGGATTATTTAACGATCCTGGTAGTTTTGATCCAATGAGAGGACGTTTTCCACCTGGACAAATGTTCAACTATTCTAATAATGCTATGGATCACTCCAACACTCCTGGCTATGCTTCCAATTTCATGATCCACAATAGTAACAAGTTAATGAACAATGGATCATCATCCATTCCGCCCAGCAATGGTCCTCCAAGACATCCACCTCAAGCTAATAATAATCAACAGCCTCCTTCAGCTCAACAACTCCGTATACTAGTTCAACAAATACAAATGGCGGTTCAAGCTGGGCACTTGAATCCCCAAATATTGAATCAGCCCCTTGCACCTCAGACgttaattcttttaaatcaaCTCTTacagcaaataaaaaatttgcaagCTCTGCAGCTAGCTCATTCTCAAAAAAGTGTAAATCCTCAAATGCCTGGGGCGCTACTTGTCAATATAACCAAAACCAAACAAATGATCCTCAATCTTCAGAACCAGATTTCGGCTCAACAAGCCAATTATctcaaacaacaacaacagcaacaaACACCTTCATCTCACTTAGGTCATGATAGTCCTGCAACTCTCAGTGGAATGTCAACCATGCAAGACATGTTTGCTGGTCTTGGACTCAACAATGGTCCTATTGATTCTTCGTCCAATAATGGATCTCGTCTTGCTCAATGGAAACTAACAGAAGATTCTTTCACTAAGGCACCAGGTGGATCCTCAAAGCTTGCTTCTTCTTCGAATCTTCTCCTTGATGATGGACCTTGGAGTAATTCGGCACCTGGAGGATGGCCTGAAAAACAGGAACTCCCTTCTTCTTCCTCTGCTTCTAATTCTAGTGGAGCAATCAATGGTCTAGATCATTTTGGAATATCTGAATTTGAGCCCGGCAAGCCTTGGAAAGGTCCAGGTCTTAAAAATCCTGATGATGACCCTAATCTAACTCCTGGTTCTGTTGCTCCCTCGGTTTTACAAATGGATGTCAAAGTATCTGCAGCTGCGTCTTCAGTAGAAAATAATACCTTGGGGCTAACCACTCCTACCTGGACTTATAGCAATAAATCTGAAAATAATGCACCAAAAACTTCAGAAACCTGGGGACAGCCTCAAAGTTCTAGTCTTACTCCTATGGGACAAGATTTATGGGGAAAGGCAGGTCGTTCAGGCCCTCCAGGTCTAGTCACTTCAGCATCCAATGGTATTGATAAAAACTGGACTGCAGCTAATTCGGATGGACCCACTTGGCTTTTGCTAAAAAATCTGACTGCCCAAATTGATGGTGCAACATTGAAAACACTATGTTTGCAACATGGCCCACTTAAACACTTTCATCTTTACCTAAACCATAATCTTGCATTGGTAAATTACAATTCGAGCCGAGAAGCAGCAAAG gcTCAGAAAGCTTTGAATAATTGCCTTTTGGGTAATACAACTATCATGGCTACTTCAGCAACTGATGTCGAAGTATCCCATATACTTcaacagcaacaacaacaacaacagcaagGTAACGGCGGAAGCACTAACTCTGGGGCTAATAATTCGAATACTGCCACTGCTTCTGATAATGGCAATCGGGGCTCTACATCATCTACTTCTTCCACTGGAGACATGTGGGGACCCATAAAATCTGTTGCTGCTACTTCAAGGGCTAGCGGGGAGAGTGGATCCGTCTGGGGAAATCCTCTTGGTTCAACTGCAGACGATCAACATCGTATCCTTCTTCCTGGAGACCTCG gatcaatataa